CCACACATGGTGAACCCTTTATGGATCATCTCTTCTGcccattttgattttattttcaatttagaTTCAGTAGAAACTCTTGAAATCCAATAAGAATCAGCTGGAATCAAAATCGGCATTGAAGATTGATAGATTTCGAACCATGGATGGATTGCCAAACGTTTCCCACTATTCAATGTTTAAACTTGCTATGTCATCTGGCTACGTAGCTCAGAGGAATGCAGAAGATGAGTATTGAATGGGACTGGGAGAGCTCATCTTCCTGCTCTTAAGGCTTGTAAAAGGTTATCTCATGATCAATGCTCTCAGAGCTACCGCTTCATTCATTCACGGTGGAGTCACTTCACCTTACATTCGACGATCAAATGGGAAAGGGGTTTCCACAGCTTCCAGAAATGACTCCCCCGAAGACAATCTCCGCTCCTTCTTTGTCAGCCAAAGGGATAGGAGACAGCCCACCACTGGGACCTCCTTCGAGTACGCATTGGTCTCCGCACTTAAATCCTGTTCCACCCTGTTTGGAATCTTCCAGGGCGAGCAGCTCCATTCTCTCGCGCTGAAATCCGGCCTTGACTCCAACATCTTCATCTATAACAGTTTCATCAATCTCTATGTCAAATGCGGCCGGATCGAGTCTGCTCGCTTCATGTTTGATTCCTCTTCTCGGTTGGATTTCGCTTCTTGCAACATTCTGCTTGGGGGTTACGTGAAGAGTGGTCGCCTTGAAGATGCAGTCCAATTGTTTGAGATAATGCCAGATCGAGATTGTGTCTCTTTCACCACGATGATAATGGGTTTTGCTCAGAATGATCTCTTCGTTGATGCTCTGGGTGCTTTTCAAGACATGCGAACTGCGGGTGTGGCCCCAAATGAGGTAACGCTGGCCAGCGTAATCTCGGCATACTCGCAGTTAGGTGGGCTTGGGCATGGTTTTATGATCCATGGCTTGGCCGTCAAACTTGGGCTTCAATCCTTTAACCTTGTTTCCACTAATTTAATTCACATGTACTCTGTTTGTTCAAATTTAGCTGATGCCAAGGTAATCTTCGATGACAATTCAGAGAGGAATATAGTGACATGGAACGTGATGTTAAATGGTTATTCAAAGGCTGGCCTTATTGATTCCGGCAGAGATTTGTTTGAAAGGATGCCTGTGAAAGATTTGGTTTCTTGGGGTACCATAATCGATGGGTATGTAAGAGTAGAGAAGCTAAGTGAAGCCATGTTGATGTATATCAATATGCTACGAGCTGGGTTTGGGCCGAACGAAGTCATGATTGTGGATTTGGTTTCAGCTTGCGGGCGGTCAGCAGCATTTGATGATGGTCAGCAATTTCATGCCACGATGGTGAAGACTGGCTTGGATTGCCATGAGTTTGTGCAGGCAACAGTTATCCATTTTTATGCAGCTTGTCACAAGATTAATCTAGCCTGTATGCAGTTTGAATCGGGGAGTAAGGGTCATATCTCATCTTGGAATGCTTTAATTGCGGGATTTGTGAGAAATGGCATGGTTGATTCAGCGAGGAATTTATTTAATGTGATTCCTCACAGGGACGTCGTTTCATGGAGCTCCATGATTGCAGGTTATGCACAAATTGGGCAGTCTGATCTGACATTGCAACTCTTCCATGAAATGCTTGCTAGTGGTATCCAGCCGAATGAAATTACAATGGTGAGCATCCTCTCAGCCATTGCCACTTCAGGAACATTGAAGCAAGGAAGATGGGTGCATGACTATATACACCAGAATTCTATCCCTCTCAATGACAACTTGAGTGCCGGGCTTATTGATATGTATGCAAAGTGTGGAAGCATTGATGGAGGCCTGCAGGTATTCCATCAAATCCATGAGAAGGCTTCGTCAGTCTCACCATGGAATGCTATAATATGTGGGTTGGCCATGCATGGACACGCTGACATGGCCCTTAGAGTATTCTCAGATCTGCAAAGGACTCCCATAAAACCTAATTCCATCACATTCATAGGAGTCTTGAGCGCATGTTGTCATGCAGGATTGGTGGATGTTGCGGAAAGGTATTTTGATTGTATGAAGATGGTATATAATGTAGATCCAAATATTAAGCATTATGGGTGTATGATCGATCTCTTGGGCAGAGCTGGGCGTTTAGAAGAGGCTGAGCAACTGATAGGAACCATGCCCATGAAGGCAGATGTTGTGATATGGGGAACACTGTTGGCAGCATGTAGAACTCATGGTAACATAGAAATAGGAGAAAAGGCTGCAGAGATCTTGTCAAGATTGGAACCAACTCATGGAGCCGGTAAAGTCCTACTATCTAATTTATATGCTAATGCAGGCAAGTGGCATGATGCATTCCTTGTGCGGAGAGCAATTCAAAGCCAGGGACTGAGGAAGTTGCCTGGATGTAGTAGTGTTGTTGGATAAGCTACTAGCACATTAGTGTTGCTGTTGGCTTTGTTTTGGCTTGTATACTCTTCAGTAAAGTTTTTTTCCTTGAACAGgatccataattttttttcatagaagAGGCAGTTGGAGGATAAGCTCTAATGTGTATAGATCATTGTCAAGAGACACAGAATGAAAATAACATGAACGATTCCCTATCATTacatatttataatttaatcAAATTGGATTTCTTTGTTGTAGTACTGACTTGATAGGTGTTAGTGCACAAAGTATTTCTGTCATGGGCTTGAGCCTGGTGAAGGGCGCTGGGGCAATGTCCTCTTCCTTACTGTTGAGGATCAGACAGGTCTAAACACCTAACCTGATGTGCAGGTGCCTATGCATCACACCACCAGAAGCTTTATTTTTTGAcaagtgaaaatgaaaaaagaagaaaagaaagagagaaatttgatCCTCTTTGAAAGCAAAGTAGGAGAACTGAGTGACACCATAGGGATCCACACatatgatcagatactcacactTCTTGGAAGACAAAGTATTAGTCATGGAGAGTGGTTGACTTAGGTGTTGGGTATGCTTCTTTGTTTAAAATTTATACTCACTCCTTCCCACGAAGACTATCAAGTTTGATAAATCTCACTTTCCTAATTAGTACTCCCTCAGTCATGGTTTCTTGAAGCTTTCTGTCTGGAACTACAACAATGTTCTCACAGGAAGAATCCCCTTTGTTTTGAATTTATACTGTACTCACCTTTAAAATGCATAGCAAGAAGAGATGAGTACAAACAACTCAGTTAGGAAAGAATTAGCATAAGAAAGTAGGTGGTTTCTCTCTTATCTGTAACTTTTCCAAGGGAAATTTCAGCCATATGACGAGGCCACAGTGCATTCCATGGATGGCAGTGGTATGATTAACCAAAATCCAACCATTTCTCTGGAAATGAATAAATTTCATTAAACTTgtattaaggctatgtttggttttgAATTCTGATTCTCAATTGAGTTCAGAATTGAAATCATATTTTGAAGGCTATACATTTGCCGAATTCTAGAATTGGACCCAATTTATTCCCCTGCACATGTATTTAGAGAAGACATGATTGTGTATGAGGGCTCCCCAACCTTGGGTAGTCAGAGACTCAGAGCAGTTCAGTATACTAGGTCATGTTTCTGGATTTAAATGTTCACCAAGTTGAGCTAAAACCTGCAAAACCCATTTATGATTGAAAGTTAGTCCTACTAACTGAATACAATGGATCAGCTATCGTGTCAACCCTAAAATACATCACATACTGTTATCTCCATTTCagaatacatttttctttttcatctcaTATTGGTTTCGGAGCAATGGAGAAGAAACCTACAAAGACAAAAAAGCAACTTTCCTAAGATAAAAACATCAGCTCCCTCAACTATTCACACGATTGTTGGACAACGTTAACTGTACAATCATCACCACTGTAAGATGTTAGTTGGAAGAAGATTTATAGCTCATGATTATCAGTTCAGCAGCAGCACCCATTGCCCCACCTCCCCCTCTTCCAAGCAGAGCCAGGGCAAGTTCTTCTTCATTCCATTGCCTCAATCCCTTACTCAGTCTCTTCAAGATACCCATCTCCACCTCCAACACCCACGTTGGAGTGCATGCCACCATCAGGCTCACAAGCCCTGAAACATAGGCCTGCCAAGTGGCCAAATCACAACCAAGTGAGATCTTTCCATCAATCACACTTGCCAGGAACTCCAAGTGAGCCCCGAGGATCCTTGGCCGCCGCTTTGAGGCAGATGATTTTGAGTCAACACCCCAAGCAAATGTTCCACAAAGTATTGCAAAGTATGCCAGTGCATACCCTCTCAGCATTGCCACCATCCCCCTACAGCCTCCTTCCTGCTCTGTCCCATGTGTAGATATAAACCAAGATGGAAGAGTTTCTTTGATCAGGGATTGAACCAGACTCAAGCCACCAGATAACCACACCAATGAAGCCCCCAGTGAAGCTGCAACCTTAACCCGAGTCATTGCCGTTGCGACTGAAACCTGGTCATATCTCATTCCATACTTggtcttcttcaatttctccattttctctttcaatAGCCCGTCACCTGCTATTTCTCTCACAGACTGCATCAAAAGACATAGTATCTCTTCTGTCATGAACATAATATCTCTGATAGACCGATACACTCTTAAGTAGAGGATCCCAGGGGCAACAGGGGAGAAACCTCCATGGAAATGGCCAAAACCATGACCGAGAAGTGCCCCAACACCAGAACAGTTGGAGATTGGTGAAGCATTCAGGCCAAGTGTAGCTGTGAAGCAGCTCTTCAGGAGCTGAACCACTGCATCACTATTGTGGTGGAAGACAGTCCGAGATGCAGAGAAGACGAGGAAGTCACTCCAACGCTTGACTTTCTGGGCCCACAAAGAGGCTACaattggcatgcaaggccatggGCAACCTGCTGCAAGGGTCTCCAAGGCTGGGCCAGCCAGGTTGAGGAAGCGTTCTGAGGCTCTATCAAGTTTAAAGGTTATTGTGAAGCTCACGTAGGCAGCCAGGGGCAGTGGAAGTGTAGCTGGAGCGCTTCCTCCTGCCAGAAAAAAAGCATAAGAATGAACAAAGAGTGAAGCCAAGAAATATGCTACAAAAGGACAGCACATTCTTATTCCTATGACCAGTTTCACGAAAACATCTTTAGCATTTTGAGTAGTATCCAAATAATATTTTGGTAATCTCAGTTATTTCTGGCATGTAATTCAGCTGTTCCAGGGCATGCTGTTTTCCTATTTCTCAAGTACAGTGGCATGTTCTATGAATGCTATTGAGGCAGGAtgaataactttttttttttttttgggtgtcaaTGTTCCTCGAACCAAACTTCAGAAATTGGTAGATGGTAACAAGAAAATACCTGCAACAAGGCTTGGAACATCGACACCAGTGGCAGCCAGAATTCTTTTGATCTGTTCCTCAACATTCGACAGATTGGCAGCAGGGCTTGGCCAATCTGTTCCATTCATAAAAGCAGGCTGCCAAACACCACGTGTTACTTCAGCTGAGAAGTAGCTCACGATTGTTGCCAGAGATGCAGGAAGAGAATCAGCTAGATCCTTCAACCCTGAGATTTAAGTTGCAGAAATCTTAAGTAGTCCAGCCATAACTCAGAATGGGTCAGTAACAATAAAGCatataatgaagaagaaaaatgataatacCAGTTCCCCCTCAGCACCAGTTAAGCATGTTTTAATTCCTGTTTAAGTAGGGTTCAATGTGTTTCATCCTATACACCGGCACTAATGACAGTGTATCATGGCCCATGGCATACCAGCACAGAAACAGGGGAAACCCAACATCTATTGCTATTGAAAAGGCCAACCCTTCACCACTTTGGTCGTTCTccccaagaagaagaacaaagaggagaaagaaaaggaaagaaaacattGAACATTGGAATAATCTGATTTGTCGCAATTCTTTGTCTTTGATGATTCCTCAGTTGAGTGAACCacaagaaatgaaaatgaagatcaGTTCATAAGCTGCATAAAAGATAGAATTGCGTACAAAAAGCAATGCAACTTAAATCAAGATCTGACCTGTAGCCAGTTCACGCGGAGACAGTCTTCCATGGGAACAGGCTGTAAGAGCAGCATCAAGCACAAATGGAACAGCTTCCAGGATATCCCATGCAGGTAACTTGAGCCTTAGAGAGGCATCTTCACTTCCTGGACCAGAAGAGCCACTACTTCCAGAAGCTACAGGAGCTAAAGACTGGCTTTCTCCTTTATTCATCTTTCTGAACATCATGTTCAGAAGTACATCAACAATTTGATGGACCGGGGTTCCATGGACAAGACCAGAGAGCGTTGAAGCTAAACAAGCTTGATGTTGACGGTACCATAGTTCTAATTTTGGGAATGATTCCACAAAGATGGGTTGTGCAGACGATGGACTAGTAACTGTTGCCAGCCTCCTGCTTCTATTTTGATCCTTGGGTGTGCTTGCAAAAGATACCAATTGGGAGTTCCGCACCAATAACAAATATTCAGGAGTTAGTTGGGACCCAACTGGGGGCACATCTCCCACGACATGTTCAAGAGGTGGATGATTAAACCTCCACAGCCTCAAAAGAAGAATAAATGCATTTGAGAACACTGCATGGGAAGATATTTCTTCCCCTGTTGTGAGAGTCCATGAGACATTGGATACACATGATCCAAAAACTTCACAGATTGGCATCAATGCACCAGCAAGTTGTGGAACCTGATGTGATaggtaaaagaaaagagaaattgacAAACATTAGTCTATTGCTGTTGTGAAGGTTCATTATGTTTAATTGTTTATGTGGTGTTTTTTCCTGTGTCTTTTGCCTTCCCTCATCCTTTTGTTTCAGTAATATTGCCAGGTTACTGTGTCCTGTAAATATGGCCCATCAACACAATTAACATTGGAAGGGCATCTCTAGTGGGGGTAAATCCCAAAATCACACCTTAAGGCACGGGCACATTGGCAGCACATGAACATTCATTGACTGTGTAATTCCTCAAAGACTGCAAATTCTTTTTATGTTTCCCGCTAAATTCGAGCAATATACTAAATTTGTAAGGCAATGTCCTATGTAAAACATAAGTTCCTTTCTATATTCCTGGGGTCCCAGTCGAATGGAAGGTCTCTACCACCCTCTTGAGCTCCCTCTCTACATGCATATATAACCATGCATTCATCACCACAATCAGATTAGAGAATACTTTCAACAATGATTAATGGTTCCTAGACATGAGTTCAACAAATGGGATAACACCAACACatgacttctttttttcttttttcttttttttatataaatttcaACCTGCTGTAGTCAAGTTGATGAGTTTGATTTATACTATCACGAGTTCCGAGAGAGGCATTGGGGTTGGCAAAGTTGAACCTACCAAGCCATGCAACGAGAAAATCTGAACACAATCAACTGATGCAATTCCAATAAGAAGAACATTCAACATTGGAGCATAACGCATTAAATGGCTTTCACTCCCACAAAAATCTGCAGGAACAGGGGGTGACAGCAATCTTATAACGAACTGAACAGTGTGTTCctgtaaaagaaaacaaagtctACTTGTAAAAGTCATACAAGAGTCAAAAAACAACACCATCCCTCCCAAAAGAattgtcttttgtttttattttttatttttttattctgtcAAGTCAAACAAGAAGCTAACTACTGAGGTAGAGTAAAACATAACCAAGCTACATGTCAAGTCcaaaaaccatttattaaacaaaGAATGACATGTGTCAATACCTGTATACTCCAACCACGAATTAGAGATGCACCACAAAGAATGGTGGCAGCAGATATCTtctcatcatctgaaccatttATTGCAATCTCGAATATCTTCTCGAGCTCTGGTAAGCTTCCATCAAATCCATTAGCTTAAATTCAGTGGCTTTACCCCAGGGTAAATTTACAAAAAGAAACATCTGGAAAGAAACAGGCTCCTATTGAACACCAGGACACCCATCTAATCTCACAGGGAGGATATAAAGCAAAACTGTGAACTCCACAGATGTATTTGTTGTCAGACACATTGTGGTATACATGCGGCCAAAAAATGACCCACTTAACTGACCGAAACATTCTGTTAATGGATTTCAGTCCTTCAGACGATTCaccattgattttatttttcagagCTCAGATTATACAGAAGGATTGAAGGATCAGTAATGAGATAGCCAAAGAAAGTCAAGTTATAGACTAGTCAGTATCCATGGGATTGGATTTTGCCCCACTCTGAATGTGAGCCACACATAAAAAACAATTTTGTAGTCTTAATGATAATCTGGAAGGCAACAGGAAGAAGGAACTATGAACAAAATAAATTAGATCATAATCATATTTGATAGTTGATCCTCATTGCAGCTGGAAATGAGATTATAAATTCGCAAAGTGCAGTGGCAGATATGTGCTTGTGAAGGTAGTTTCCAAGTGGAAAAGAAGCTTCTGAAGGTTTCCACAAATAAGATAGGACTAAATGTTGTAATATTTATGAGGACAATTGACAGCATACCTTGAAGCAGGAGCTGTGACCAAAGCATTTATCATTGATGGAGTCAGTGGGGCTCCTTTCATCAAAGATGACCAACCAGGCACTTGGCCAGGCATACCATGAGGGATTCGGTTGACACGTCCATTCACGTAGTTTGGCCAGAAATATGCTGATGAGTCCAGTAGGTTTCTGGCAATGCAGGCCTCAACTATTAAATGCCGCAAATTTCCAGCTGCACGCAAACATATAAGGCGTATCAGCTAATAGCAACACAAACACCAAGACACGGCAGAATATTAGAATATAGAGACAGATGAGAAACTATaaccgagaaaaaaaaaaaagcatacagGGAGAAAAACCTATGAAAAAACTTTGGAATAACAGATCTTGATAGGGAAGCCTATGCCAAGGGAGAAGATCCCCAGTATGAACTACCAATAGCATACCATGATGCATGGCACACACACCATCTACTGTTCAATGtatccccaccccccaaaataaaataaaaaagtggaCAGTTGTCATCATCCAATCAAGTTTACTTTAGCATAAGAGACTACTCTATATGAGACACAATGAATGGTGTCCCACTCCATGTACGTAAGCCACAACTATTGCAAACACTTGGTAGCCAGCATATTTTCATACAAAATATCattattttatcatttctcTAATGCTGAAAGAGAAGCATGTTACTCACAGAAGTTCATCGGCATGTCATTCATATTAATGCACTCAAAGTATCCACTCCCAACTGTGAGGCCTGAAACAAACATCATGGCTTTTGCAGCAGCCTGATTTGCTACAGAAATAACAGATTGAGGTGGGGTCAATAAGGCATCATAATCACCAAGTATCTGTAAGCTGGAGATCAAATCCTTCCGACGCTTCCCTCCAACTTCTTTAGTGGTACTATGTTCTGCTTCATCAATTAATGCAAGTTCCTCTTCCTCAATAAGATCGACAACCACAAGAGTTGTGATACACAGTAAAATGCATAAGCGGGTATCCGTTCGAGGGACAGGACCCTCAATGGGGTCCCTTTCCTAATCAGACAATTAAAAATCAATGAAAGCAAATCAGTCTATAGCTTGGAATGTAATAGAGGATAGGAGCAGAAGAACAATGCTTCTGACCATCAAATGAAGCATTTATTAGGTGATTCATTTACAGATAACAAAAACAGGCTGTTGCTGATTAGTTTATATCTTTCTAATAGTATTAACTTCGGGGAAAAATTGGATGGTTAAGGTCCCTAGCTCTCATTTTGCCTATACCATTCAGAAAAACCAACGAAGTCAACCCTGCACCAGGTTTTCTATAATTCTGGCCAGAAGGTACCAAAGGCAATAGAGTATCAGGTTGTTTCCAAGCAAACAATATGAATGAAAACCTAAGTTAAAAAGGCTGGCAGTTTGTGGGGTAATAAATCCTGCTTGTAAGATAGTCTTACCCTTTGAACAAGCCGAAGAGCTGCAATCCAAAGACCTAAGAAGGCATCATGCCAAGAGGTACCATTAACTGCTTGAAGAGATTTTACCAAACCTGTATGAACTAAAACCATTAATCCATCATCCATGGAGGCTAgcagaaaaaaatggaatataACAGAACAGCAAGAAGATAACATTCAAAGTACTGAAAGACAAGAAATACATAATACCGGTAAGGGTATCGATGGCACTTGTTGCGGTGACTTGGTAGCCATCCATTGCATCTTCCAGAATCAGATCAATAGGAAGCCAAAGTGCAGACCTAGTAGCCCCATAGCACTGACCAGCACAAGAAGTCAGAGATCCAGAAGCCAAAACTGCGTGGAATTCTTGCTGTGAACTGGTTTTGCATTTCCAGGTCAAGAGTTTACGTTGATTTGATATAAACTGCAGCAGGACCTCTGGAGATAATAATTTTGAATGCCTCAGAGCTGATGAGTTTTCTGCAAGTAGTCGTAACCTCTGAATGAAATCTTCCCAATGTGATGGCCTAATAAGGTGGAAAGGGTGTAATGAATCAAACACCAATCACTCAATTAACCCCTAGAAGCACTGATCAAACCCATGCTGAGATTAGTTATTGCATTCCCAAATCGAAGGTGGATATGATCTAGATgtgcaaaaataataatagattgACCACAAACAGCAGTAAGAACATATGAAGGATATGAAGCTCTTACATGTTTTGGCATGCCAAGTAAAGAAGCTTGGAAGTTACTTTATGTTGCAGAAATTGTCCAATTAGCTCAATAGCAATATCCATATTTGTCTTGTGAAGTCTCTCATTATGTTCAATTCTCTGCCCATCAAAGCTATCATGACCATCTATTTCCATATCTTGTGGCCTAGTAGCCCATCTGGGCTGTTTTTCTGGTGTCAGATCCATGAGCCCTTCATCATCTAATGTTGCGTCAAGCAATTGCCATACAATTGAAAAGACAAACTCAACTGCAAGGACTCCTGGTTCACATGCTTGAAGAACAAAAATCTGGGAAAGACGAAGAACATCATCCACAGATGTCATGATCCTACATTAACAAAGATAGGTAAGAAATAGCTATTGTTTTCCAGTAATAATAGCACTGATTTGAAAGATGTATTCATAAATTGTGGTAAACATATAGAGTTAGCAAAGGATATGAGAATAAGTTGGTCATAAATGCAATTAACTGTGCACTGCACAGTTCACCAGAAATTAGGTGTGACAACAGAGCATATATTACTGATTCTGATAAgattatttttatgtttatttcatTCTGAACAATAGGAGCAAGCATACTAAATTATCAGGAGCTAGTTATATGCATCTCTCAGAATCAAGCTCTTTGAAATTCTCTAGCCTCCATGAATTACGCACTAACCTTGGGATCTGTACATTCCGTAGGTACATTTCATATGGACACCTCTTTCCAAATTTCCAGTTTATATGTTCAATAACTCAGCCAATTTCAAATGTCAATTTCAAATGTGTTTCTTCCctcatcatcattttttttaataaattataataGTCATTGTTTCTTCCCTCGTCATAGTCATTGATTCCACCATCACCAGCAGCAGCATATTGTCATCAAAGCTTTTCTCCGAACCACCCAGAGTTTCCAAGAGGAATCCTCCTTTACCTTTCTATTCTATATAGGGTCATAAAGCTACACTATGACTTGTCAAGCCATGTAAAGCTACAACTACCCTCTTAAGAGGAGACATGACAATATGGCATCATCTCACCAGGCAGCAACACAAAACCGTTAAACAATAAAATTGAAAAGATTGTCTAGTTTTTTAGTTAGACTTGTCCCTTTTCGATCCAATTGCTCAtccttctcctctttcctcTGAAACAAATCTGATAGCAAGCGGCATAAGCTCACAATGTGCTACTTGCATCCACAATGAGAGTAAAAGCTGTTGTTGCCAGCGCAATATTTGCCTATATCTTACTTTATATGTTATGGGACAAATCTGTCGGTTGAATTAGAATGAACATATTCTTTTCCATCTATTTGCCAGATCTCCATTCTGATTAGGAATCTGTGGTTGTTTAATCAGACCTTGATTCTGTTCAGCGATCTGAATTATTCCAGAGTAATTCTTCTGGGAAGTAGTTACTTGATTCTTAAAAACTGATACCTATGGTAGATCAATATTTCTGTAAGTGAACccacaaaaagaaagaagagatcaacaACTCTTACCttctcaaaatggaagatattTATGTTTGGGAAAGTAAaataagtagaagaagaagaagaggaaaagctcacttttgaaaattttgtccgttaatttgagatgaaaatgaaaaagcaTATCTCTTAAGGAGTTCCATAAAGAGCCTGTATGCTGCTGGCCGTAACTGTCGAGTAGGGATGACCCTGCAAAAGATTAGAACTTTAATGTCGACTCCTATTGATCTTAACCCACAAGAGATAAACAAAACCCAAacacaagaacaagaagaatgaGTCTCAGACCTGCGAGAAAGCAGAGCAAGAACAAGCAACGGCGGTACGATGTTCCCAGCCAAGGCCTTCTCGAGAAATTTCCATGTGATTGGAACATTGTTCTCCCAACAAATGTGAGAAATCAGTAGATGGGCAACCTCCGTCGAAGGCAGAGAAACACCTGCAGAATTAAGACTCGAAGATAATTGGATTGCCCAAAGAAGAGGATCACCACCCTTCTCCTGCACAACCTTCGTAAGCTCCACAACACTGTCCCAAAGAATCGTTTGCGTCTGTGTTACAACAGAAACCGCCATTTCTAAATCAAATAGATCTGAGACTAGAGATTCTCATGGATTTGGAATTGAAATCGAAGCCATTAGAGGAAGAAAACAAGAACAGTGAAGagcattttcattttaaaatggCGCGTGAAGACTACTACTCCATTTTTTAAAGCTGCGCCACTACCACACTACCCTTTCTCTCCATGGCTAAAAAAAAGTCAGCTTTGTAAAAATTTACAGAGATGGCTAAGAGCCTAAGAGAGTGTTCTGAAGGGACAACTTAACTGTAAATCAGCCGTTTTCTGACCTTCTTA
This Macadamia integrifolia cultivar HAES 741 chromosome 10, SCU_Mint_v3, whole genome shotgun sequence DNA region includes the following protein-coding sequences:
- the LOC122091747 gene encoding mediator of RNA polymerase II transcription subunit 33A-like isoform X1; its protein translation is MAVSVVTQTQTILWDSVVELTKVVQEKGGDPLLWAIQLSSSLNSAGVSLPSTEVAHLLISHICWENNVPITWKFLEKALAGNIVPPLLVLALLSRRVIPTRQLRPAAYRLFMELLKRYAFSFSSQINGQNFQKIMTSVDDVLRLSQIFVLQACEPGVLAVEFVFSIVWQLLDATLDDEGLMDLTPEKQPRWATRPQDMEIDGHDSFDGQRIEHNERLHKTNMDIAIELIGQFLQHKVTSKLLYLACQNMPSHWEDFIQRLRLLAENSSALRHSKLLSPEVLLQFISNQRKLLTWKCKTSSQQEFHAVLASGSLTSCAGQCYGATRSALWLPIDLILEDAMDGYQVTATSAIDTLTGLVKSLQAVNGTSWHDAFLGLWIAALRLVQRERDPIEGPVPRTDTRLCILLCITTLVVVDLIEEEELALIDEAEHSTTKEVGGKRRKDLISSLQILGDYDALLTPPQSVISVANQAAAKAMMFVSGLTVGSGYFECINMNDMPMNFSGNLRHLIVEACIARNLLDSSAYFWPNYVNGRVNRIPHGMPGQVPGWSSLMKGAPLTPSMINALVTAPASSLPELEKIFEIAINGSDDEKISAATILCGASLIRGWSIQEHTVQFVIRLLSPPVPADFCGSESHLMRYAPMLNVLLIGIASVDCVQIFSLHGLVPQLAGALMPICEVFGSCVSNVSWTLTTGEEISSHAVFSNAFILLLRLWRFNHPPLEHVVGDVPPVGSQLTPEYLLLVRNSQLVSFASTPKDQNRSRRLATVTSPSSAQPIFVESFPKLELWYRQHQACLASTLSGLVHGTPVHQIVDVLLNMMFRKMNKGESQSLAPVASGSSGSSGPGSEDASLRLKLPAWDILEAVPFVLDAALTACSHGRLSPRELATGLKDLADSLPASLATIVSYFSAEVTRGVWQPAFMNGTDWPSPAANLSNVEEQIKRILAATGVDVPSLVAGGSAPATLPLPLAAYVSFTITFKLDRASERFLNLAGPALETLAAGCPWPCMPIVASLWAQKVKRWSDFLVFSASRTVFHHNSDAVVQLLKSCFTATLGLNASPISNCSGVGALLGHGFGHFHGGFSPVAPGILYLRVYRSIRDIMFMTEEILCLLMQSVREIAGDGLLKEKMEKLKKTKYGMRYDQVSVATAMTRVKVAASLGASLVWLSGGLSLVQSLIKETLPSWFISTHGTEQEGGCRGMVAMLRGYALAYFAILCGTFAWGVDSKSSASKRRPRILGAHLEFLASVIDGKISLGCDLATWQAYVSGLVSLMVACTPTWVLEVEMGILKRLSKGLRQWNEEELALALLGRGGGGAMGAAAELIIMSYKSSSN
- the LOC122091747 gene encoding mediator of RNA polymerase II transcription subunit 33A-like isoform X2, encoding MDLTPEKQPRWATRPQDMEIDGHDSFDGQRIEHNERLHKTNMDIAIELIGQFLQHKVTSKLLYLACQNMPSHWEDFIQRLRLLAENSSALRHSKLLSPEVLLQFISNQRKLLTWKCKTSSQQEFHAVLASGSLTSCAGQCYGATRSALWLPIDLILEDAMDGYQVTATSAIDTLTGLVKSLQAVNGTSWHDAFLGLWIAALRLVQRERDPIEGPVPRTDTRLCILLCITTLVVVDLIEEEELALIDEAEHSTTKEVGGKRRKDLISSLQILGDYDALLTPPQSVISVANQAAAKAMMFVSGLTVGSGYFECINMNDMPMNFSGNLRHLIVEACIARNLLDSSAYFWPNYVNGRVNRIPHGMPGQVPGWSSLMKGAPLTPSMINALVTAPASSLPELEKIFEIAINGSDDEKISAATILCGASLIRGWSIQEHTVQFVIRLLSPPVPADFCGSESHLMRYAPMLNVLLIGIASVDCVQIFSLHGLVPQLAGALMPICEVFGSCVSNVSWTLTTGEEISSHAVFSNAFILLLRLWRFNHPPLEHVVGDVPPVGSQLTPEYLLLVRNSQLVSFASTPKDQNRSRRLATVTSPSSAQPIFVESFPKLELWYRQHQACLASTLSGLVHGTPVHQIVDVLLNMMFRKMNKGESQSLAPVASGSSGSSGPGSEDASLRLKLPAWDILEAVPFVLDAALTACSHGRLSPRELATGLKDLADSLPASLATIVSYFSAEVTRGVWQPAFMNGTDWPSPAANLSNVEEQIKRILAATGVDVPSLVAGGSAPATLPLPLAAYVSFTITFKLDRASERFLNLAGPALETLAAGCPWPCMPIVASLWAQKVKRWSDFLVFSASRTVFHHNSDAVVQLLKSCFTATLGLNASPISNCSGVGALLGHGFGHFHGGFSPVAPGILYLRVYRSIRDIMFMTEEILCLLMQSVREIAGDGLLKEKMEKLKKTKYGMRYDQVSVATAMTRVKVAASLGASLVWLSGGLSLVQSLIKETLPSWFISTHGTEQEGGCRGMVAMLRGYALAYFAILCGTFAWGVDSKSSASKRRPRILGAHLEFLASVIDGKISLGCDLATWQAYVSGLVSLMVACTPTWVLEVEMGILKRLSKGLRQWNEEELALALLGRGGGGAMGAAAELIIMSYKSSSN